The Nocardia sp. BMG111209 genome includes a window with the following:
- a CDS encoding helix-turn-helix transcriptional regulator, translated as MSRALAVSGRRPRTLPAGETLSAEDYRRLIGVLESVDHADDLPEFRQALALALQSWFGFTGVAVLHGDTFVDAVRAGCGIQAGYLPEFLDEYAAHWATRDPFRSEPAARLLAEQGVVRLAELDSDSEFVRDFLRPHGIRDKAALLVDGGAAGVLYVGMAACDTDRVPDRDMAALRALRRHLTPLVIEQLGRDRERRAAQSTWQLTPREWEVADLAARGLTNRQIAQRLFIGVDTVKKHLSRALAATSCTSRTQLAVRFAAA; from the coding sequence GTGAGTCGAGCTCTCGCCGTTTCCGGCCGCCGTCCCCGCACCCTCCCGGCCGGGGAGACGCTCAGTGCGGAGGACTATCGGCGGCTGATCGGAGTGCTGGAATCGGTCGATCACGCGGACGACCTGCCGGAGTTCCGGCAGGCGCTCGCGCTGGCGTTGCAGAGCTGGTTCGGTTTCACCGGTGTGGCGGTGCTGCACGGCGATACCTTCGTCGACGCGGTCCGGGCGGGCTGCGGCATCCAGGCCGGGTACCTGCCCGAGTTCCTGGACGAATACGCGGCACACTGGGCGACGCGCGATCCCTTCCGCTCCGAACCCGCGGCGCGGCTCCTCGCGGAACAGGGCGTCGTACGACTGGCCGAACTGGACTCGGATTCGGAGTTCGTGCGGGATTTCCTGCGCCCGCACGGCATTCGCGACAAGGCTGCCCTGCTGGTGGACGGCGGCGCCGCAGGCGTGCTCTATGTCGGAATGGCCGCCTGCGACACCGATCGGGTCCCGGACCGGGACATGGCGGCGCTGCGCGCGCTGCGCCGCCACCTGACCCCGCTGGTGATCGAACAACTCGGCCGCGACCGGGAACGGCGTGCGGCGCAATCCACCTGGCAGCTCACGCCCCGCGAGTGGGAGGTCGCCGACCTCGCCGCGCGCGGCCTCACCAACCGGCAGATCGCCCAGCGCCTGTTCATCGGCGTCGACACCGTGAAGAAACATCTGAGCCGAGCGCTCGCCGCGACGTCGTGCACCAGCCGCACCCAACTCGCCGTGCGGTTCGCCGCCGCCTAG
- a CDS encoding SDR family NAD(P)-dependent oxidoreductase, giving the protein MNEPQQRRRWLITGANSGFGAAFTEAALAAGDEVVAAVRRPESMADIVSAHPGRVRVVALDVRDAAAAEQAVRDAGRIDVLVNNAGFGIVGAIEETTEADLRDAMEVMFFGPLRLTRLVLRQMRERRSGAIVQVSSMGGFLSFAGVGSYSAAKGALELASEALAAEVAPLGIQVLIVEPGSFRTGFANPGALSVGAEISDYADTVGPIRSNLPASDQQQEGDPRKAADAVLATLGMPGAPLRLALGADAVAAIRGKLSAVAADLDTAARFDTALV; this is encoded by the coding sequence ATGAACGAGCCGCAGCAACGTCGTCGGTGGCTGATCACCGGAGCCAACAGTGGGTTCGGCGCCGCCTTCACCGAGGCGGCGCTGGCCGCCGGTGACGAGGTGGTGGCCGCGGTCCGGCGGCCGGAGAGCATGGCCGACATCGTGTCGGCGCATCCCGGCCGGGTGCGGGTGGTGGCGCTGGACGTGCGCGACGCCGCGGCCGCCGAGCAGGCGGTGCGGGACGCCGGGCGCATCGACGTGCTGGTGAACAACGCGGGGTTCGGGATCGTCGGGGCGATCGAGGAGACCACCGAAGCCGACCTGCGCGACGCCATGGAGGTGATGTTCTTCGGTCCGCTGCGGCTCACCCGGCTGGTGCTGCGCCAGATGCGGGAACGCCGCAGCGGGGCGATCGTCCAGGTGAGCAGCATGGGCGGCTTCCTGTCCTTCGCGGGTGTCGGAAGCTACAGCGCCGCCAAGGGAGCGCTGGAACTGGCCAGCGAAGCCCTCGCGGCCGAGGTCGCGCCGCTGGGAATCCAGGTGCTGATCGTCGAACCGGGCTCGTTCCGAACGGGTTTCGCGAACCCGGGCGCGCTCAGTGTCGGCGCCGAGATCTCGGACTACGCCGACACCGTCGGTCCGATTCGCAGCAACCTGCCCGCTTCGGACCAGCAGCAGGAAGGCGATCCGCGCAAGGCGGCCGACGCCGTGCTGGCGACGCTCGGCATGCCCGGCGCACCGCTGCGACTCGCCCTCGGCGCGGATGCCGTGGCGGCCATCCGCGGCAAGCTGTCGGCGGTCGCGGCCGACCTGGACACCGCGGCGCGCTTCGACACCGCGCTGGTGTGA
- the ligA gene encoding NAD-dependent DNA ligase LigA has translation MSGAWANLPCVSESGIEIRPATGDERTQWQQLAEEVRDHQFRYYVRDAPIISDGEFDALLRRLQALEEAHPDLRTPDSPTQLVGGGFATEFTAVDHLERMLSLDNVFDEAGMRAWISRVEAETGAGIHYVCEVKIDGVALNLVYEDGRLVRGATRGDGRTGEDVTLNARTIGDIPVQLTASDEFPIPRLLEVRGEVYMRVADFEELNAAIVAEGKPPYANPRNTAAGSLRQKDPAVTARRPLHMTCHGFGRMAGFAPESQFEAYRALAAWGLPVSEHTRRVRGADAVVERIGWWGEHRHDIEHEIDGQVIKVDEFSLQRRLGATSHAPRWAIAYKYPPQEATTKLLDIQVNVGRTGRVTPFAVMAPVTVSGSTVSLATLHNAAEVVRKGVLIGDTVTIRKAGDVIPEVLGPVVDVRDGSEHAFVMPTHCPECGTELAPEKEGDADIRCPNQQHCPAQLRERVFHVAGRGAFDIEALGYEAAIDLLKSGVIGDEGDLFDLTEEKLLATTLFTNKNGSLSANGKRLLQNLDAARDRPLWRVLVALSIRHVGPTAARALASAFGDMSRIESAAVEELADVDGVGPTIAAAVVEWFTVEWHRVIVAKWRAAGVRMADERDASIERTLEGLSIVVTGSLQTFSRDEAKEAILIRGGKAAGSVSKKTAFVVIGEAPGSKAAKAEELGVPILDEDAFRLLLESGPEAVTPAAEPTDADEPTDADEPTDADEPTDADEPTDADESTDAG, from the coding sequence ATGTCGGGGGCCTGGGCTAATCTGCCTTGCGTGAGCGAATCCGGGATCGAGATCCGGCCCGCGACGGGCGACGAGCGCACCCAGTGGCAGCAACTGGCCGAAGAGGTACGCGATCACCAGTTCCGCTACTACGTGCGCGATGCGCCGATCATCTCCGACGGCGAATTCGACGCGTTGCTGCGGCGGTTGCAGGCGCTGGAGGAGGCCCACCCGGACCTGCGCACCCCCGATTCGCCGACCCAGCTCGTGGGCGGCGGCTTCGCCACCGAGTTCACCGCGGTCGACCATCTCGAGCGAATGCTGTCGCTGGACAATGTGTTCGACGAAGCTGGGATGCGCGCCTGGATCAGCCGCGTCGAGGCGGAGACCGGCGCCGGCATCCACTACGTGTGCGAGGTCAAGATCGACGGCGTCGCGCTCAATCTGGTCTACGAGGACGGCCGCCTGGTCCGCGGCGCCACCCGCGGCGACGGCCGCACCGGTGAAGATGTCACGCTCAACGCCCGCACCATCGGCGACATCCCCGTTCAGTTGACCGCGAGCGACGAGTTCCCGATCCCGCGGCTGCTGGAGGTCCGCGGCGAGGTGTACATGCGGGTCGCCGACTTCGAGGAGCTCAATGCCGCCATCGTCGCGGAAGGCAAACCGCCGTACGCGAATCCGCGCAATACGGCGGCGGGCTCGCTGCGGCAGAAGGATCCGGCGGTCACCGCGCGGCGGCCGCTGCACATGACCTGCCACGGATTCGGCCGGATGGCAGGCTTCGCCCCCGAATCCCAGTTCGAGGCGTATCGCGCGCTGGCGGCCTGGGGTCTGCCGGTGTCCGAACACACCCGGCGGGTGCGCGGCGCCGACGCCGTCGTCGAGCGCATCGGCTGGTGGGGCGAGCACCGGCACGACATCGAGCACGAGATCGACGGCCAGGTGATCAAGGTCGACGAGTTCTCGCTGCAACGCCGCCTCGGCGCCACCTCCCACGCGCCGCGCTGGGCCATCGCCTACAAGTACCCGCCGCAGGAGGCCACCACGAAACTCCTGGATATCCAGGTCAACGTGGGCCGCACCGGCCGGGTCACCCCGTTCGCGGTGATGGCGCCGGTCACCGTCTCGGGTTCCACGGTGTCGCTGGCCACCCTGCACAATGCCGCCGAGGTCGTCCGCAAGGGCGTGTTGATCGGCGACACCGTCACCATCCGCAAGGCCGGCGATGTCATCCCCGAGGTGCTGGGCCCGGTGGTCGACGTCCGCGACGGCAGCGAGCACGCATTCGTCATGCCCACCCACTGTCCGGAATGCGGCACCGAACTGGCCCCGGAGAAGGAGGGCGACGCCGACATCCGCTGCCCGAATCAGCAGCACTGCCCGGCGCAGTTGCGGGAGCGCGTCTTCCACGTGGCCGGGCGCGGCGCCTTCGATATCGAGGCGCTCGGCTACGAGGCCGCGATCGACCTGCTGAAGTCCGGAGTCATCGGCGACGAGGGCGACCTGTTCGACCTCACCGAGGAGAAACTACTCGCCACCACGCTGTTCACCAACAAGAACGGCAGCCTGTCCGCGAACGGTAAACGGCTGTTGCAGAATCTCGACGCCGCCAGGGACCGGCCGCTGTGGCGGGTGCTCGTCGCGCTGTCGATCCGCCACGTCGGCCCCACCGCGGCCCGCGCCCTCGCCTCGGCCTTCGGCGACATGTCCCGCATCGAGTCCGCCGCGGTCGAGGAACTGGCCGATGTGGACGGGGTCGGCCCCACCATCGCCGCCGCGGTCGTGGAGTGGTTCACGGTCGAGTGGCATCGCGTCATCGTGGCGAAATGGCGTGCGGCCGGCGTCCGGATGGCCGACGAACGCGACGCGTCCATCGAACGCACGCTGGAGGGCCTGTCCATCGTGGTCACCGGCTCGCTGCAAACCTTCTCGCGCGACGAGGCCAAGGAGGCGATCCTGATCCGCGGCGGCAAGGCGGCCGGTTCGGTTTCGAAGAAGACGGCCTTCGTGGTCATCGGCGAGGCCCCCGGCTCCAAGGCTGCCAAAGCGGAGGAACTCGGCGTCCCGATCCTCGACGAGGACGCCTTCCGATTATTACTGGAGTCCGGTCCGGAGGCGGTGACCCCGGCGGCCGAGCCCACGGACGCGGACGAGCCTACGGATGCGGACGAGCCTACGGATGCGGACGAGCCTACGGATGCGGACGAGCCCACGGATGCGGACGAGTCCACGGACGCCGGCTGA
- a CDS encoding PPOX class F420-dependent oxidoreductase, which translates to MELDAALEFARTTPRSVLTTLRRNGRPQLSNVTHSVGEDGIIRISITADRAKYHNLLRQPWAALHVTSTDFWQYAVLEGDVELTPPAAALDDATVEELITYYRAASGEHPDWDDYRRAMVADRRAVVRIRPDHGYGMLR; encoded by the coding sequence ATGGAACTCGATGCCGCATTGGAATTCGCCCGCACCACTCCGCGTTCGGTGCTCACCACGCTCCGCCGCAACGGCCGGCCGCAGTTGTCGAACGTCACCCATTCCGTCGGCGAGGACGGGATCATCCGGATCTCGATCACGGCCGATCGGGCGAAGTACCACAATCTGCTGCGGCAGCCGTGGGCCGCGCTGCACGTGACCAGTACCGATTTCTGGCAGTACGCGGTGCTGGAGGGCGACGTGGAGCTGACCCCACCGGCGGCCGCGCTCGACGACGCCACCGTCGAGGAGCTGATCACCTACTATCGGGCGGCCAGCGGCGAACATCCGGACTGGGACGACTATCGGCGGGCCATGGTCGCGGATCGCCGTGCGGTGGTACGTATCCGGCCGGATCACGGCTACGGCATGCTGCGCTGA
- a CDS encoding NAD(P)-dependent oxidoreductase has product MSVVGVVHPGEMGAAVGGCLWQAGHTVLWASAGRSAATADRAAAAGLADVGTVAALAAKSDVVLSICPPHAAVATAREFAAFGGIYVDANAIAPDTVRTVAASVGGTPVDGGIIGYPPDGSGGTRLYLSGAESAAVAALFAGTDLDARVLPDAGIGVASALKISYAAWTKGSQALLLGVRELARAAQVEDVLLAEWELSQPDLAGRSARAAAAADAKGWRWIGEMEEIATTFAAHELPAGFHRAAAEIYRQWPRT; this is encoded by the coding sequence ATGAGCGTGGTGGGCGTGGTGCATCCGGGCGAGATGGGCGCCGCGGTCGGCGGTTGCCTGTGGCAGGCCGGGCACACCGTGCTGTGGGCCTCGGCCGGGCGCAGCGCGGCGACCGCGGACCGGGCGGCCGCCGCCGGGCTGGCCGATGTCGGGACGGTCGCGGCGCTGGCCGCGAAATCCGATGTGGTGCTGTCGATCTGCCCACCGCACGCCGCCGTCGCGACGGCCCGGGAGTTCGCCGCGTTCGGTGGAATTTATGTGGACGCCAACGCGATTGCGCCGGACACCGTCCGTACCGTCGCCGCATCGGTCGGCGGGACGCCGGTGGACGGCGGCATCATCGGATATCCGCCCGACGGCTCCGGCGGCACCCGGCTCTACCTGTCCGGCGCCGAATCCGCCGCGGTGGCAGCCCTGTTCGCGGGCACCGATCTCGACGCCCGGGTGCTGCCGGACGCCGGGATCGGCGTGGCGTCGGCCCTGAAGATCAGCTACGCCGCGTGGACCAAGGGCAGTCAGGCCCTGCTGCTCGGCGTCCGCGAACTGGCCCGCGCCGCACAGGTCGAGGACGTGCTGCTGGCGGAATGGGAGCTGTCGCAACCGGATCTGGCCGGCCGCAGCGCGCGGGCCGCGGCCGCCGCGGATGCCAAGGGATGGCGCTGGATCGGCGAAATGGAAGAGATCGCAACAACTTTCGCCGCGCACGAGTTGCCGGCCGGATTCCATCGGGCCGCGGCCGAGATCTACCGGCAGTGGCCCCGGACGTGA
- a CDS encoding metalloregulator ArsR/SmtB family transcription factor, protein MEDGAVDEVFKALADPSRRLLLDSLNAHNGQTLAQLCAGLRLTRQAVSKHLAVLAAANLVTTRRRGREKLHYLNAEPINAISDRWIHHYDHRRVHALADLKTALESATVSNEFVYTTYIRTTPEQLWRALTEPAFTRRYWGVSFDTDWRPGSELVWHEKNWTGKDPEQKVLESDPYRRLSYTWHTFTPEFAAAMDLDPEQVPAWAREPRSRVTFELEPQGESVKLTVVHGNFAPGSGLLTAISGGWPHILANLKTLLETGDTLPGGPGAK, encoded by the coding sequence ATGGAGGATGGTGCGGTGGACGAGGTGTTCAAGGCGCTGGCCGATCCCAGCCGCCGGCTGCTGCTGGACAGTCTGAATGCGCACAACGGGCAGACCCTGGCGCAACTGTGTGCCGGTCTGCGCCTGACCCGGCAGGCGGTCAGCAAACATCTGGCCGTGCTGGCGGCGGCGAATCTGGTGACCACCCGCCGCCGGGGCCGCGAGAAATTGCACTACCTGAACGCCGAACCCATCAACGCCATCTCCGATCGCTGGATCCACCACTACGACCACCGGCGGGTGCACGCCCTCGCCGACCTGAAGACCGCATTGGAGAGTGCGACCGTGAGCAACGAATTCGTCTACACCACCTACATCCGCACCACCCCGGAACAACTCTGGCGGGCGCTGACCGAACCGGCCTTCACCCGGCGCTACTGGGGCGTGAGCTTCGACACCGACTGGCGGCCCGGCTCCGAACTGGTGTGGCACGAGAAGAACTGGACCGGAAAGGACCCCGAGCAGAAAGTGCTGGAATCCGATCCCTACCGCAGACTGTCGTACACCTGGCACACCTTCACACCCGAATTCGCCGCCGCGATGGACCTCGATCCCGAGCAGGTGCCGGCCTGGGCCCGGGAACCCCGCTCGCGGGTCACCTTCGAACTCGAACCGCAGGGCGAATCGGTGAAACTGACCGTGGTGCACGGCAATTTCGCCCCCGGCAGCGGCCTGCTGACCGCGATCAGCGGTGGCTGGCCGCACATCCTCGCCAACCTCAAGACCCTCCTGGAGACCGGCGACACCCTGCCCGGCGGTCCCGGCGCGAAATAG